One Oikeobacillus pervagus genomic window, AACATCATTTTCCACTATCATACTATAAGGTAAATGAAGTAACGACTGAAAAAATAACTGAAAGAAGTTCTATAGATATTGTCTATAGAACTCACATTCTAGGAATAAGCTTTAGGACTATTCACCTTTTTCAACTTTCGAATATAGTATTGATAATTTGGCTCACCCGTCTCCGTATGAATCATATCCTTCTCACAATCCAAACATATAAAAGAAGTATATAAATGAATCCCCCTCAACTTCTCCAGCTCACAAATAATGCACACTTCCCCAACCCTTTGATCATTCCCCATACAAACCCCTCCTCCCTATATAGTTTGCTCTATTTTTCTATTTATATACTTAAAAAAACAAACTGAATATCATTTTATATGGATATTTTTGGATGGTGCCTGGCACCTGGAATT contains:
- a CDS encoding sigma factor G inhibitor Gin; this translates as MGNDQRVGEVCIICELEKLRGIHLYTSFICLDCEKDMIHTETGEPNYQYYIRKLKKVNSPKAYS